A stretch of Aythya fuligula isolate bAytFul2 chromosome 1, bAytFul2.pri, whole genome shotgun sequence DNA encodes these proteins:
- the CEP83 gene encoding centrosomal protein of 83 kDa has product MDALGSLLPPMAGSGDVANSQELQKLLIDEKMRCEHHKANYQTLKAEHIRLQEEYTKLQDELKRLLVEKQTVHEKFQFLLAEYREELLGKTQELERLKTQVLTPQKLELLKAQIQQELESPMTERYRKLENEVEKYRTEYNKLRYEHTFLKSEFEHQKEEHARILEEKKIKYEAEIARLEKDKEELRNQLLSVDPTRDSKRVEVLSREKAQLYQKLKGLEAEVAELRAERDNCGAQAESVQRIQVRQLAEMQTLTRSLEAEKKSAEQQIDRVEKELQMSHEQNILLTSKLHKSEREVNSLTAKVEELKHSHKLEVTNVKLEAARTKSEAERERNKIQSEMDGLLSDNEILKAAVERHKVLLVEKDRELIRKVQAAKEEVFEKIAALQDEKLELENRLADLEKMKLEQDTWRQTEKDQYEEKLRVVQLAEESSKKELQRLRLKIQQQAMQAEELEEKKRESGDLKQQIQDMQLQVASLSQSENDLLDSNQKLKETIERLRQECQNARTQAEKAQLETEKTLEYKRIEWLEEKHMLTQRITEKEEKYNEAKNKLCRAAVAQKKRKTLNDNKQRRMQEKLQLLEAKIEELEKENHVLNRQNVSYEEYVRLQKRLKELQRRHNEFRSLILNPNIPSLGPAGVMSSSALPPGPEVSFPLLQEEQHQRELSLLRKRLEELETTQRKQLQELAPSRERVAVGAYRDLARNKTAEEGGAQGEDSK; this is encoded by the exons ATGGATGCTTTGGGCAGTCTCCTTCCTCCCATGGCTGGGAGTGGTGATGTGGCTAATTCACAAGAATTACAAAAACTTCTGATTGATGAAAAAATGCGATGTGAGCACCATAAAGCAAATTATCAAACTCTAAAGGCAGAACACATAAG GTTGCAGGAGGAATATACAAAATTACAAGATGAACTGAAGCGGTTGTTGGTTGAAAAGCAGACTGTGCATGAAAAATTCCAGTTTCTCCTTGCTGAATATAGAGAGGAGTTGTTGGGTAAAACACAAGAGTTGGAAAGACTGAAGACGCAG GTCCTAACTCCTCAGAAGTTAGAGCTGttaaaagcacaaatacagcAGGAATTGGAATCTCCTATGACAGAACGTTATCGGAAACTAGAAAAT gaagtggaaaaatacagaacagaataTAACAAACTTCGTTATGAACATACTTTTCTGAAGTCAGAATTTGAACATCAAAAGGAAGAACACGCACGTATcttagaagagaagaaaataaagtatgaGGCAGAG ATTGcaaggctggagaaagataaagaagaACTCCGTAATCAGCTGCTGAGTGTTGATCCCACGAGGGACAGTAAGCGTGTGGAGGTACTCTCCAGAGAAAAGGCACAACTGTATCAGAAATTAAAAGGCTTAGAGGCAGAAGTAGCAGAACTAAGAGCTGAAAGAGACAACTGTGGTGCACAAGCAGAAAGTGTTCAAAGAATACAAGTCCGACAGTTAGCTGAGATGCAGACTCTGACAAGGTCTCTAGAG GCAGAAAAGAAGTCAGCTGAACAACAGATTGATCGAGTTGAGAAGGAATTGCAGATGAGTCATGAACAAAACATCCTTTTAACTAGCAAACTTCACAAATCTGAAAGAGAAGTCAATTCCTTAACTGCTAAA GTAGAGGAACTTAAACATTCACACAAATTAGAAGTAACAAATGTCAAACTGGAGGCAGCAAGAACAAAAAGCgaagcagaaagagagagaaacaagatTCAAAGTGAAATGGATG GATTGCTGTCAGACAACGAAATTCTTAAGGCAGCTGTTGAGCGTCATAAAGTGCTTTTAGTAGAAAAGGATCGAGAGCTAATTCGTAAAGTGCAAGCTGCtaaagaggaagtttttgaaaaaattGCAGCCTTACAAGATGAAAA GTTAGAACTTGAGAACAGATTAGCTGATCTAGAGAAGATGAAACTGGAACAAGATACTTGGAGACAAACTGAAAAGGATCAGTATGAAGAGAAGCTACGTGTTGTACAGCTGGCAGAAGAATCTAGCAAAAAGGAACTTCAGCGTCTGCG attaaaaattcAACAGCAAGCTATGCAGGCAGAGGAGCTAGAAGAGAAGAAACGTGAAAGTGGCGATCTAAAACAG caaATTCAAGACATGCAACTCCAAGTTGCTTCACTTTCTCAGTCAGAAAATGATTTGTTGGATTCTAATCAGAAGCTGAAGGAAACAATAGAAAGACTGAGACAAGAATGTCAAAACGCCAGGACTCAGGCAGAAAAAGCTCAACTGGAAACAGAGaa GACTTTAGAATACAAACGTATTGAATGGCTGGAGGAGAAGCACATGCTTACTCAGCGCAtcacagagaaagaggagaaatacAATGAAGCGAAGAACAAGCTATGTCGAGCTGCTGTTGCTCAGAAAAAG AGAAAGACGCTCAATGATAATAAACAAAGGAGGATGCAAGAGAAACTACAACTTCTGGAAGCCAAGAtagaagaactggaaaaagaaaatcatgtgTTAAATAG GCAGAATGTGTCCTATGAAGAATATGTGCGCCTCCAGAAGAGACTGAAGGAATTACAACGTAGACACAATGAGTTCCGGAGCTTAATTTTGAATCCTAACATACCATCACTCGGTCCAGCCGGTGTAATGTCATCATCTGCCCTGCCTCCTGGGCCTGAAGTGTCCTTCCCCCTCCTTCAG GAGGAACAGCATCAAAGAGAGCTTTCCCTGCTTCGCAAGCGTCTGGAAGAACTAGAAaccacacagagaaaacagctgcAAGAGCTTGCACCATCTAGAGAGCGAGTAGCAGTGGGAGCATACAGGGACTTAGCCAGAAACAAGACAGCCGAGGAAGGTGGTGCACAAGGTGAGGACTCCAAATAA